One Bacteroidota bacterium genomic window carries:
- a CDS encoding HIT domain-containing protein: MTATFCPFCSPASNEACFAQSMHFNALYNLAPILPGHCLIVPKEHWESIMNLEESVLTELVSFCRRVIKTLQTAFQTNAFDWTLQEGEAAGQTIAHLHIHIIPRNLNDLPEPGDWYPKLEASQSNLLDSFSRPRHSSDELAKIAAHLKEIYQLQNPKSL, from the coding sequence ATGACTGCCACCTTTTGCCCCTTTTGTTCCCCAGCCTCCAACGAGGCATGTTTTGCCCAAAGCATGCACTTCAATGCTCTTTATAACCTCGCACCCATTCTGCCCGGGCATTGCCTCATCGTTCCAAAGGAGCATTGGGAATCAATAATGAATCTGGAGGAATCAGTACTCACCGAACTGGTCTCATTTTGCCGCAGGGTAATAAAAACCCTTCAGACAGCCTTCCAAACTAATGCCTTCGATTGGACACTGCAAGAAGGTGAGGCTGCCGGGCAAACCATCGCCCACCTGCACATTCACATTATTCCGCGCAACCTGAACGACCTGCCAGAGCCAGGAGACTGGTACCCTAAACTGGAGGCTAGCCAATCCAACTTACTTGATAGTTTTTCGCGTCCTCGCCATTCATCTGATGAACTGGCCAAAATTGCAGCACATTTAAAGGAGATCTACCAGTTACAAAACCCAAAGTCCTTATAA